Genomic segment of Eschrichtius robustus isolate mEscRob2 chromosome 7, mEscRob2.pri, whole genome shotgun sequence:
TGAGGACGACGAGGAGGGCCAGTGGAGGGGCGGTAGTGGCGAGGAGATGATCGAGAAAAACCGCATCGGCGAGGGGCGGCGCGGAGGGGAGGCGGCGGGGGGAGCAGCTGTGGAGGACCTCAGAGGTAGGGAACCGGCCAAAGGGACGCGGACGTGAAAGGGCCGTGTCCTCTGGCATAGATGTGAGGTGGCAATGTAGAGGGGCTGAAGAGGattcagagggagaagagagctgCGTGCAGGATCCTTAGGGTCTGACCTAGTAGTGAAGGCACCCGAACCGGGCACCTAAGGCATTTCAAGCAGTGACTTCCCCCGCTTGACTAGGAATGTGGGTCCTCCTCCGAAGTGGGTACCCCCTCCGTATCCTGCTGCCACTGCGTGGGCCGTGGATGGGGTGGAGGGCCCTGCCACGAAGCTTGGCCCTGGGCCCTCCTCGCAGACGGTACAGGAAGGAGGCTCTCGCCGCCTTGGAGGTACCAGTGTTGCCTGTAACTGCAACTGAAATCCGGCAATATTTGCGGGCCCATGGGATCCCCTTCCAGGATGGGCACAGCTGCGTGCGGGCACCTAGTCCCTTTGTGGGGGCCTCGAAGCTCAAGGACGAGACTGGTGCTGCCACTTCCTTCAGCCTCTTCATTGACAAGACCACAGGTCGCTTTCTCTGCATGACCAGCCTAGCAGAGGGAAGCTGGGAAGACTTCCAGGCCAGCGTGGAGGGGCAAGGGGATGGGGCCCGAGAAGGGGTCCTGCTTAGTGAGGCCCCAGAAGCTGAGGACAGTGAGGAGGTCCAGAGGATCTGGGACCGAGCCGTACCTCTCTGGGAGCTGCCTGAACCAGAGGAGGCCCAGCTGGCTCGCGTGATGTTTGGCCTCACCAAAGTGACAGATGACACACTCAGGCGTTTCGGTGTGCGCTATCTGCGGCCTGCTCGCAGCCTTGTCTTTCCTTGGTTCTCCCCTGGAGGTTTGGCATTACGAGGCCTGAAGCTACTAGGGGCCAAAGGCCAGGGTGACAGAGTGCACTATGTGGAGACCACCATTCCCCAGCCTGGTGCCTTCCACAACCTGTTTGGGTTACCACTGATCAGTCGTCGAGATGTTGAGGTGGTGCTGACGAGTCGTGAGCTGGACAGCCTGGCCTTGAGCCAGTCCACAGGGCTGCCCACCCTTGCCCTACCCCGAGGGACAGCCTGCTTACCCCCTGCCTTGCTTCCTTACCTCGAACAGTTCCGACGCATTGTGCTCTGGCTGGGGGATGACCTTCGGTCCTGGGAAGCTGCCAAGTTGTTCGCCCGAAAACTGAACCCCAAGCGATGCTCCTTGGTGCGGCCTGGGGACCAGCAGCCCTCTCCCCTGGAGGCTCTGAACCAAGGCTTAAATCTTTCTCGTATTCTGCGTACTGCCCTGCCTGCCTGGCACAAGTCTATCGTGTCTTTCCGGCAGCTTCGGGAGGAGGTGCTAGGAGAACTATCAAATGTGGAGCAGGCAGCTGGCGTTCGCTGGAGCCGCTTCCCCGACCTCAATCGTCTCTTGAAGGGACATCGGAAGGGCGAGCTGACGGTCTTCACAGGTGACCCTTTGGGAAATCACTGCTTGGGCAGGTTTGGGGGCAGAGGGTCAGATGACTGAAGCATGTGGGTTTGGGCTACAGTGAATGTTGAAGAGGCGCCTTCCCCTCCCAACTTTGAAGGCTCCGTGCGTGTCTTGGTTTCAAGGGTAGGGCTTTACTCCTCACCCGGGTCTGTGTTCAACCCCCCATGCAGGGCCGACAGGCAGTGGAAAGACAACATTCATCAGTGAATATGCCCTGGATTTGTGTACCCAGGGAGTGAACACGCTATGGGGTAGCTTTGAGATCAGCAACGTGAGACTAGCCCGGGTCATGCTGACACAGTTCGCTGTGGGGCGACTGGAAGAGCAACTGGACAAATATGACGAGTGGGCTGACCGCTTTGAGGACCTGCCCCTCTATTTCATGACTTTTCATGGGCAACAGAGCATCAGGTGAGATTCCCAGGCCTGGAGCTTTCAAAGAATAGGAGGGTGGGAGAACAGACTCACAGCAGAGTTTTCTGACTGCCATGGTCTGGAGATTACTTGTAACTGACTCTTGAATTCattgtctcttcctcttcccaggaCTGTAATAGACACAATGCAACATGCAGTCTACGTGTATGACATTTGTCATGTGGTTATCGACAATCTGCAGTTCATGATGGGTCATGAGCAGCTGTCCACAGACAGGTGACATCCTCCTCTTGTCTAGCTGTAACCCACTTAAACACACATCTTCTCAGGCAGCTGGCCTTTGGGCAGACACACTGTACTCTTACTTCCTGACATATGTGCAGGAACATACCATCCCATATGTATTTCTGTCTTTGTAGAGGTGTGGGGTGTGGCAGTGGGAAGTATGGACAGGGACTTAAGTGTGAGTCCTTGGGTAGAGGGAAGTAGAGTGAGGTTGTGGTGGTTTGCGGGGAGATGTGAACGAATCAGGAGTGTGTCTGttcttgtccttctgtgtctggtaaCCTCTTTGTTGGGTAGGATTGCAGCTCAAGACTATATCATCGGGGCTTTTCGGAAGTTTGCCACAGACAGTAGCTGCCATGTGACACTGGTCATTCACCCCCGGAAGGAAGATGATGATAAAGAACTACAGACAGCATCCATTTTTGGCTCAGCCAAAGTAAGTGGGCTTTAGAGGAGCTCAAGCTATGGAAAGTAGAGGGGGCAGGTGTGACCAGGGACAGCCCTCATTCAGCCTTAAATCATCTTGACTGTCCATCTGGAACAGGCAGGAGGCAGCTTGCCTCTGGGGCCATGACATGAGGAACACATGTGCTAGAATACAAAGGCTGATAATGGTTAGTCCTTTGCCCTCCTTGACCTCCAGGAACTCACATATTCTATGGGGAAAAGAGGGAgacagtgagggacttccctggcggtctggtggttaagactccgtgcttccaatgcagggggtgcgggttcgatccctggtcagggaacttagaTAGGATacgccacgtggcacagccaaaaaaaaaacggGGAAAAAAGGAGACAGTGATTACAACTCAGTATGATAAGAGCTATGATAGGCAGCACAGGTattgggagaaaagagaaaaggcatcTGAGTCAGCCTGGGGGGAGACTTCCTAGA
This window contains:
- the TWNK gene encoding twinkle mtDNA helicase, whose protein sequence is MWVLLRSGYPLRILLPLRGPWMGWRALPRSLALGPPRRRYRKEALAALEVPVLPVTATEIRQYLRAHGIPFQDGHSCVRAPSPFVGASKLKDETGAATSFSLFIDKTTGRFLCMTSLAEGSWEDFQASVEGQGDGAREGVLLSEAPEAEDSEEVQRIWDRAVPLWELPEPEEAQLARVMFGLTKVTDDTLRRFGVRYLRPARSLVFPWFSPGGLALRGLKLLGAKGQGDRVHYVETTIPQPGAFHNLFGLPLISRRDVEVVLTSRELDSLALSQSTGLPTLALPRGTACLPPALLPYLEQFRRIVLWLGDDLRSWEAAKLFARKLNPKRCSLVRPGDQQPSPLEALNQGLNLSRILRTALPAWHKSIVSFRQLREEVLGELSNVEQAAGVRWSRFPDLNRLLKGHRKGELTVFTGPTGSGKTTFISEYALDLCTQGVNTLWGSFEISNVRLARVMLTQFAVGRLEEQLDKYDEWADRFEDLPLYFMTFHGQQSIRTVIDTMQHAVYVYDICHVVIDNLQFMMGHEQLSTDRIAAQDYIIGAFRKFATDSSCHVTLVIHPRKEDDDKELQTASIFGSAKASQEADNVLILQDRRLVTGPGKRYLQVSKNRFDGDVGVFPLEFNKSSLTFSIPPKSKARLKKIKDDNGLVAKKPSSGKKGAVPQISETHSDQVPNPNKPDLSKPSR